In Amycolatopsis methanolica 239, a single genomic region encodes these proteins:
- a CDS encoding uridine kinase family protein, with the protein MLAGPPRCGRVRLVAVDGPSGAGKTTFAAELAADFRARGAATAVVATDHYATWDDPVAWWPRLVSEVLDPLAAGRPAVYRPLDWTTGEPQPGPVRTVHPVDVVVLEGVSAGRASIRPRLSALCWVAGPDAETRLERAVSRDGEGIRGPLTAWQKFECGWFAVDLTHQYVHPNGLMLSSDLTQGEH; encoded by the coding sequence GTGCTGGCCGGCCCGCCCCGCTGCGGGCGGGTCCGGCTGGTCGCCGTCGACGGCCCGTCCGGCGCGGGCAAGACCACCTTCGCGGCGGAACTCGCCGCGGACTTCCGGGCACGCGGCGCGGCGACCGCGGTCGTCGCCACCGACCACTACGCGACGTGGGACGACCCGGTCGCGTGGTGGCCGCGGCTCGTCTCCGAGGTCCTCGACCCCCTCGCCGCCGGCCGCCCGGCCGTCTACCGCCCGCTGGACTGGACCACCGGCGAGCCGCAGCCGGGGCCGGTCCGCACGGTTCACCCGGTCGACGTAGTCGTGCTGGAAGGGGTGTCCGCCGGCCGCGCCTCGATCCGGCCCCGCCTGTCCGCGCTGTGCTGGGTCGCGGGCCCGGACGCCGAAACTCGGCTCGAACGGGCAGTGTCCAGGGACGGCGAGGGCATTCGTGGCCCGCTGACCGCGTGGCAGAAGTTCGAATGTGGTTGGTTCGCCGTTGACCTTACCCACCAGTACGTGCACCCGAACGGCCTAATGCTTTCGTCCGATCTTACGCAGGGTGAGCACTGA
- a CDS encoding N-acetylmuramoyl-L-alanine amidase yields MFAVRSLVGLVLSGVFLVAGCSSPPVPPEVARVSSVPAPSSSVAAPASPSVASSVAREPLTVVLDPGHNGGNARRPDVIGAPVPAGRGKTKPCNTTGTATDEGYAEHAFNWDVAQRVGSLLEAQGARVVYTRADDSGVGPCVDERAAIGNRAGAAAVVSIHADGATAASARGFHVAYSAPPLNAAQGSPSVELAEAVRSGLLAGGFPLSNYLGSDGLAPRDDLAGLNLSERPAVLVECGNMRNAGEAAVMSSVDGRQRYAAAIADGVVAFLRNHAGF; encoded by the coding sequence GTGTTCGCCGTGCGCAGTCTCGTGGGGTTGGTGTTGAGCGGGGTGTTCCTGGTCGCCGGGTGCTCGTCGCCGCCTGTTCCGCCCGAGGTGGCCCGGGTGTCTTCGGTTCCCGCACCGTCGTCGTCGGTTGCCGCACCGGCGTCGCCGTCGGTTGCCTCGTCGGTGGCGCGGGAGCCGCTGACGGTGGTGCTGGACCCCGGGCACAACGGCGGCAACGCGCGGCGGCCGGACGTCATCGGCGCCCCGGTGCCCGCCGGACGCGGCAAAACGAAGCCGTGCAACACGACGGGCACCGCGACGGACGAGGGGTACGCGGAGCACGCGTTCAACTGGGACGTGGCGCAGCGGGTGGGTTCGCTGCTGGAGGCGCAGGGTGCGCGGGTGGTCTACACGCGCGCGGACGACTCCGGGGTGGGCCCGTGCGTGGACGAGCGGGCGGCGATCGGAAACCGAGCCGGCGCGGCGGCGGTGGTGTCGATCCACGCGGACGGCGCGACGGCGGCCAGCGCCCGGGGCTTCCACGTGGCGTACTCGGCGCCCCCGCTGAACGCGGCGCAGGGCTCGCCGTCGGTGGAGCTGGCCGAGGCGGTGCGGTCGGGGTTGCTCGCCGGGGGGTTCCCGTTGTCCAACTACCTGGGCTCGGACGGCCTGGCCCCGCGCGATGATCTGGCCGGCCTGAACCTCTCGGAACGCCCGGCGGTCCTGGTGGAGTGCGGGAACATGCGCAATGCCGGAGAAGCCGCGGTGATGTCCAGTGTGGACGGACGCCAACGCTACGCTGCGGCGATCGCCGACGGGGTGGTCGCCTTTCTGCGGAACCACGCAGGTTTCTAA
- a CDS encoding ABC transporter permease, protein MTSMLRRKAERIDDLAESGGTSLAADAVRRMLRNPVAITGAVITVLFVLLAILAPFLAPKNPYIPYDELRVNLRPDFIPGPMDGFVLGSDHRGYDFFSRLLVGAQQTLIVGVVATLIGLAVGMVVGGLAGALGGWVDTLLMRFTDILLAIPSLLLAISVAALFSQGTQWTVIIAVAVVSVPVFARLLRGAMLSQRSSDHVLAATALGVRRSTIVFRHMLPNSLGPVVVQATLTLATSIIDVAALSFLGLGDNDPSRAEWGLMLAQAQTLLDVKPSLAFYPAIAIVVVALGFTLLGESLREALDPKNRR, encoded by the coding sequence ATGACCTCCATGTTGCGGCGCAAGGCCGAGCGCATCGACGACCTCGCCGAGTCCGGCGGCACCAGCCTCGCGGCGGACGCGGTCCGGCGGATGCTGCGCAACCCGGTGGCGATCACCGGCGCGGTCATCACGGTCCTGTTCGTGCTGCTGGCGATCCTGGCCCCGTTCCTGGCGCCGAAGAACCCCTACATCCCCTACGACGAGCTGCGCGTGAACCTGCGGCCGGACTTCATCCCCGGCCCGATGGACGGGTTCGTGCTCGGCAGCGACCACCGCGGGTACGACTTCTTCTCCCGCCTGCTGGTCGGCGCGCAGCAGACGCTGATCGTCGGTGTCGTCGCCACCCTGATCGGGCTGGCGGTCGGCATGGTGGTCGGCGGTCTGGCCGGCGCGCTGGGCGGCTGGGTGGACACGCTGCTGATGCGGTTCACCGACATCCTGCTCGCGATCCCCTCGCTGCTGCTGGCGATCTCGGTGGCCGCGCTGTTCTCGCAAGGGACACAGTGGACGGTCATCATCGCGGTGGCGGTGGTGAGCGTGCCGGTGTTCGCGCGGCTGCTGCGCGGCGCGATGCTCTCGCAGAGATCGAGCGACCACGTGCTCGCGGCGACCGCGCTGGGCGTGCGGCGCAGCACGATCGTGTTCCGGCACATGCTGCCGAACTCGCTCGGGCCGGTGGTCGTGCAGGCGACGCTGACGCTGGCGACGTCGATCATCGACGTGGCGGCGCTGTCGTTCCTCGGCCTCGGCGACAACGATCCCAGCCGCGCCGAGTGGGGGCTGATGCTGGCACAGGCCCAGACCCTGCTGGACGTCAAGCCGAGCCTGGCGTTCTACCCGGCCATCGCGATCGTCGTGGTGGCGCTGGGGTTCACGCTGCTCGGCGAGTCGCTGCGCGAGGCGCTCGACCCGAAGAACAGGCGGTAG
- a CDS encoding ABC transporter ATP-binding protein yields MSEPLVRVEGLQVHFPIKRGLVLDRTVGHVYAVDGVDLEIQRGETYGLVGESGCGKTTLGRSLLRLVEPTGGRAVFDGTDLSTLKGESLRKMRRRMQMVFQDPLSSLDPRQSVESILIEGMRAHGLDKDRESTRKRLRELLNAVGLPESSLRKYPHEFSGGQRQRIGIARALAVEPDLIVADEPVSALDVSVQAQVINLLEELQDSLGLTYLVIAHDLAVVRHISDRIGVMYLGSLVEETDSESLYAEPLHPYTRALLSAIPVPDPVVEDSREQILLAGDLPSPANPPSGCRFHTRCPWRQETKCDTERPALRELGAGHRVACHWAEDIQAGRITPHEVKPELVTAQLSPDTAIPQAASVAEMLEP; encoded by the coding sequence ATGTCCGAACCGCTGGTGCGCGTGGAAGGCCTGCAGGTGCACTTCCCGATCAAGCGCGGTCTGGTGCTGGACCGCACGGTCGGGCACGTCTACGCGGTGGACGGCGTCGACCTGGAGATCCAGCGCGGCGAGACGTACGGCCTGGTCGGCGAGTCCGGCTGCGGCAAGACGACGCTGGGCCGCAGCCTGCTGCGGCTGGTGGAGCCAACCGGTGGCCGAGCGGTGTTCGACGGGACCGACCTGTCGACGCTCAAGGGCGAGTCGCTGCGGAAGATGCGGCGGCGGATGCAGATGGTGTTCCAGGACCCGCTGTCCAGCCTCGACCCGCGGCAGTCGGTCGAATCGATCCTCATCGAGGGCATGCGGGCGCACGGCCTGGACAAGGACCGGGAGAGCACGCGCAAGCGCTTGCGCGAGCTGCTGAACGCCGTCGGTCTGCCGGAGAGCTCGCTGCGGAAGTACCCGCACGAGTTCTCCGGCGGGCAGCGCCAGCGCATCGGCATCGCGCGGGCGCTGGCCGTCGAGCCGGACCTGATCGTCGCCGACGAGCCGGTGTCCGCGCTGGACGTGTCCGTGCAGGCGCAGGTGATCAACCTGCTCGAGGAGCTGCAGGACTCGCTGGGCCTGACCTACCTGGTGATCGCCCACGACCTGGCGGTCGTCCGGCACATCTCCGACCGCATCGGCGTGATGTACCTGGGCTCGTTGGTGGAGGAGACCGACTCGGAGTCGCTCTACGCCGAGCCGCTGCACCCGTACACGCGGGCGCTGCTGTCGGCGATCCCGGTGCCGGACCCGGTCGTGGAGGACAGCCGGGAGCAGATCCTGCTCGCAGGCGACCTGCCCTCGCCCGCCAACCCGCCGTCGGGCTGCCGGTTCCACACCCGCTGCCCGTGGCGGCAGGAGACCAAGTGCGACACCGAGCGGCCCGCGCTGCGGGAGCTCGGGGCCGGGCACCGGGTCGCCTGCCACTGGGCGGAGGACATCCAGGCAGGCCGGATCACCCCGCACGAGGTGAAGCCGGAATTGGTGACGGCGCAGTTGTCACCCGACACGGCTATTCCGCAGGCCGCTTCGGTGGCCGAAATGCTGGAGCCCTGA
- a CDS encoding ABC transporter substrate-binding protein, producing the protein MLPTRAVGLRRIALIGLAGALAVTTAACASERGSGDSASDTFIFGAAGAPKNFDPIFNDDGESFRPARQMFDTLVTYKPGTTELEGGLATAWTPSNGNTTWTFTLRQGVKFHDGTPFNAAAVCFNFDRWYNMKGAAAQSQMIYYGDVFEGFAHNEGDISGDPVYKSCEAKDETTAVLNLNKAKGAFPDAFGLTSLSMSSPDALKKYDADNVTQSGEAFTYPAYATDHPTGTGPYKFESFDKANNTITLVRNEDYWGEKAKTARLIFKIIPDENARKQELAAGTIDGYDFPSPADYNSLKQAGDQVLIRPAFNILYLGINQKNNPKLQDVRVRKAIEFAINKDQLVKNRMPSGAYPQDQFLPNNVPGYTPAVEKHSYNADTARQLLAEAGATDLTLNFYVPTEVSRPYMPNPVDIAAAITDDLKAVGIKVNVVQEPWNGGYKDSVQKAGKQDLHLLGWTGDYADPGNFVGTFFGRTKPEFGFDNPQIFDALSNADAQTTPDTKKSAYESASVLISQYVPAIPLSSSPPAIVVRSDVQGLIPTPLTDERFYTVTKG; encoded by the coding sequence ATGCTCCCAACGCGGGCAGTTGGGTTGCGCCGCATCGCCCTGATCGGGCTTGCCGGCGCCCTCGCGGTCACGACGGCCGCTTGCGCTTCCGAGCGCGGCTCGGGCGACAGCGCCAGCGACACCTTCATCTTCGGCGCGGCCGGTGCCCCGAAGAACTTCGATCCGATCTTCAACGACGACGGCGAGAGTTTCCGCCCCGCCCGCCAGATGTTCGACACCCTGGTCACCTACAAGCCGGGCACCACCGAGCTGGAGGGCGGCCTGGCCACGGCATGGACGCCGAGCAACGGCAACACCACCTGGACCTTCACGCTGCGCCAGGGCGTCAAGTTCCACGACGGCACCCCGTTCAACGCCGCGGCGGTCTGCTTCAACTTCGACCGCTGGTACAACATGAAGGGCGCCGCCGCCCAGAGCCAGATGATCTACTACGGCGACGTCTTCGAGGGCTTCGCGCACAACGAGGGCGACATCAGCGGCGACCCGGTCTACAAGAGCTGCGAGGCTAAGGACGAGACCACCGCCGTCCTCAACCTCAACAAGGCCAAGGGCGCCTTCCCGGACGCGTTCGGCCTGACCTCGCTGTCGATGTCGAGCCCGGACGCGCTGAAGAAGTACGACGCCGACAACGTGACCCAGAGCGGTGAGGCGTTCACCTACCCGGCGTACGCCACGGACCACCCGACGGGCACCGGGCCGTACAAGTTCGAGAGCTTCGACAAGGCCAACAACACGATCACCCTGGTCCGCAACGAGGACTACTGGGGTGAGAAGGCCAAGACCGCCAGGCTGATCTTCAAGATCATCCCGGACGAGAACGCCCGCAAGCAGGAGCTGGCCGCCGGCACCATCGACGGCTACGACTTCCCGAGCCCGGCGGACTACAACTCGCTCAAGCAGGCAGGCGACCAGGTCCTGATCCGGCCCGCCTTCAACATCCTGTACCTGGGCATCAACCAGAAGAACAACCCGAAGCTGCAGGACGTGCGGGTCCGCAAGGCGATCGAGTTCGCCATCAACAAGGACCAGCTGGTCAAGAACCGGATGCCGTCCGGCGCCTACCCGCAGGACCAGTTCCTGCCGAACAACGTGCCGGGTTACACGCCCGCGGTGGAGAAGCACAGCTACAACGCCGACACCGCCCGGCAGCTGCTGGCCGAGGCCGGCGCCACCGACCTGACACTGAACTTCTACGTCCCGACCGAGGTCAGCCGGCCCTACATGCCAAACCCGGTGGACATCGCCGCGGCGATCACCGACGACCTGAAGGCGGTCGGCATCAAGGTCAACGTGGTCCAGGAGCCGTGGAACGGCGGGTACAAGGACTCCGTCCAGAAGGCGGGCAAGCAGGACCTGCACCTGCTCGGCTGGACCGGTGACTACGCCGACCCGGGCAACTTCGTCGGCACGTTCTTCGGGCGCACCAAGCCGGAGTTCGGCTTCGACAACCCGCAGATCTTCGACGCCCTGTCCAATGCGGACGCCCAGACGACGCCGGATACCAAGAAGTCGGCCTACGAGAGCGCCAGCGTGCTGATCTCGCAGTACGTTCCGGCGATCCCGCTCTCATCGTCGCCACCGGCGATCGTGGTGCGGTCCGACGTCCAGGGCCTGATCCCGACCCCGCTGACCGACGAGCGTTTCTACACGGTCACCAAGGGCTGA
- the recR gene encoding recombination mediator RecR, producing MYEGVVQDLIDELGHLPGIGPKSAQRIAFHLLAADPADIARLQDVLGKVREGVQFCEICGNVSEQQQCRICRDARRDTSLICVVEEPKDVLAVERTREFKGRYHVLGGALDPLSGIGPDQLRIRELLARLGAEQVTEVIIATDPNTEGEATATYLVRMLRDFPGLTVTRLASGLPMGGDLEFADELTLGRALSGRRAL from the coding sequence TTGTACGAAGGCGTAGTCCAGGACCTGATCGACGAGCTGGGACACCTGCCCGGCATCGGTCCGAAGAGCGCGCAGCGGATCGCGTTCCACCTGCTCGCCGCCGACCCGGCCGACATCGCCCGGCTGCAGGACGTGCTCGGCAAGGTCCGGGAGGGCGTGCAGTTCTGCGAGATCTGCGGCAACGTCTCCGAACAGCAGCAGTGCCGGATCTGTCGGGACGCCCGGCGCGACACGTCGCTGATCTGCGTGGTCGAGGAACCCAAGGATGTGCTCGCCGTCGAGCGCACTCGCGAGTTCAAAGGCCGCTACCACGTGCTGGGCGGCGCGCTCGACCCGCTGTCCGGCATCGGCCCCGACCAGCTGCGCATTCGCGAGCTGCTGGCCAGGCTCGGCGCGGAACAGGTCACCGAGGTGATCATCGCGACCGACCCGAACACCGAGGGCGAGGCCACCGCGACCTACCTGGTGCGGATGCTGCGGGACTTCCCCGGCCTGACCGTCACCCGGCTCGCGTCCGGTCTGCCGATGGGTGGCGACCTCGAGTTCGCCGACGAGCTCACCCTGGGCCGGGCCCTCTCCGGCCGCCGCGCCCTTTGA
- a CDS encoding DNA polymerase III subunit gamma and tau, giving the protein MALALYRKYRPATFAEVVGQEHVTEPLRAALTAGRINHAYLFSGPRGCGKTSSARIMARSLNCVEGPTPDPCGKCDSCRALAPEGPGSIDVTELDAASHGGVDDARELRDRAFYAPAESRYRVFIIDEAHMVTTQGFNALLKIVEEPPEHLIFIFATTEPDKVLPTIRSRTHHYPFRLIPPSAMRDLLERNVAAEGIHVDPAVYPLVIRAGGGSARDTQSVLDQLLAGAGPDGVTYDRAISLLGVTDSALIDDMIDGLAADDSAAVFGTVERLVEAGHEPRRFASDLLDRLRDLVLLRSVPDAAARNLVSAPADELDRMTAQAERAGLATLTRYAEIVHNGLLEMRGATAPRLLLELLCARMLLPSASESEAAVLQRLERLERRVTVSGGGSLPAADGQVAAAPEKFQRPSQRAAAAAPSRPAAEAAARPAPEAPARRATEPTAAPEQSPAAVRSAPAARPVESPPAAEARPAAGSRPASVEAPVRRPTEPAVPDEAPAEAPAPGGIDAAAIRRVWPDLLAAIRKTSRSTEAMMINATVQSVEGSVVVLAHSAEPLARRLSEPRNADFIAGALHEVLGGTWQVRCVHGGGGGGGSARRDGPSPRPNPPTREAPQQQQRTFQRPTPAASPAPPPEPAPRAPQPSPEPADDIPLPPEPDDEESMMAESGGPVPDAMPAPQNDPEEQARRLLAEHLGAQPID; this is encoded by the coding sequence GTGGCCCTGGCTCTCTACCGCAAGTACCGTCCGGCGACCTTCGCCGAGGTCGTCGGGCAGGAGCACGTCACCGAACCGCTGCGTGCCGCGCTCACCGCGGGCCGTATCAACCACGCGTACCTGTTCAGCGGGCCGCGCGGCTGCGGCAAGACGTCCAGCGCGCGCATCATGGCCCGCTCGCTGAACTGCGTCGAAGGCCCCACCCCGGACCCGTGCGGCAAGTGCGACTCGTGCCGCGCGCTGGCGCCGGAGGGGCCGGGCAGCATCGACGTCACCGAACTCGACGCGGCCAGCCACGGTGGTGTCGACGACGCCCGCGAGCTGCGCGACCGCGCCTTCTACGCGCCTGCCGAGTCGCGGTACCGGGTGTTCATCATCGACGAGGCCCACATGGTCACGACGCAGGGCTTCAACGCCCTGCTGAAGATCGTCGAGGAGCCGCCGGAGCACCTGATCTTCATCTTCGCGACCACCGAACCGGACAAGGTGCTGCCCACCATCCGGTCGCGGACGCACCACTACCCGTTCCGGCTGATCCCGCCGAGCGCGATGCGCGACCTGCTGGAGCGCAACGTCGCGGCCGAGGGCATCCACGTCGACCCGGCCGTATACCCGCTGGTGATCCGCGCCGGCGGCGGTTCGGCGCGCGACACGCAGTCAGTGCTGGACCAGCTGCTGGCCGGCGCGGGCCCGGACGGCGTGACGTACGACAGGGCCATCTCGCTGCTCGGCGTCACCGACTCGGCGCTGATCGACGACATGATCGACGGCCTCGCGGCGGACGACTCGGCGGCGGTGTTCGGCACGGTCGAGCGCCTGGTCGAGGCCGGGCACGAGCCGCGCCGCTTCGCGAGCGACCTGCTCGACCGGCTGCGTGACCTGGTGCTGCTGCGGTCGGTCCCGGACGCGGCGGCGCGCAACCTGGTGTCCGCGCCCGCGGACGAGCTGGACCGCATGACGGCGCAGGCCGAGCGCGCCGGCCTGGCGACGCTGACCCGGTACGCGGAGATCGTGCACAACGGCCTGCTGGAGATGCGTGGCGCCACCGCGCCGCGGCTGCTGCTGGAGCTGTTGTGCGCCCGGATGCTGCTGCCGTCGGCGTCGGAAAGCGAAGCGGCGGTGCTGCAGCGGTTGGAGCGTCTCGAACGGCGGGTCACCGTGAGCGGCGGGGGAAGCCTGCCGGCCGCTGACGGGCAGGTCGCCGCTGCTCCCGAAAAGTTCCAGCGGCCGTCGCAACGCGCGGCGGCTGCCGCGCCGTCCCGGCCGGCTGCCGAGGCTGCTGCGCGTCCGGCGCCGGAAGCGCCGGCCCGCCGGGCCACTGAGCCGACCGCCGCGCCGGAGCAGAGCCCGGCGGCTGTGCGTTCGGCTCCGGCGGCGCGTCCTGTGGAGTCGCCTCCTGCGGCCGAGGCGCGCCCGGCCGCGGGTTCGCGCCCGGCTTCGGTGGAGGCGCCGGTGCGCCGCCCCACTGAGCCCGCGGTCCCTGACGAGGCGCCCGCCGAGGCGCCTGCGCCGGGCGGCATCGACGCGGCCGCCATCCGCCGGGTCTGGCCGGACCTGCTGGCCGCCATCCGGAAGACGAGCCGCAGCACCGAAGCCATGATGATCAACGCGACGGTGCAGAGCGTCGAGGGTTCGGTGGTCGTGCTGGCGCACAGCGCGGAGCCCCTCGCGCGGCGCTTGTCGGAGCCGCGCAACGCGGACTTCATCGCCGGCGCGCTGCACGAGGTGCTCGGCGGAACGTGGCAGGTGCGCTGCGTGCACGGCGGTGGCGGCGGAGGAGGTTCGGCCCGCCGCGACGGCCCGAGCCCGCGCCCGAACCCGCCCACCCGGGAGGCTCCGCAGCAGCAACAGCGAACCTTCCAGCGGCCGACGCCGGCGGCCAGCCCGGCCCCGCCGCCCGAGCCCGCGCCGAGGGCGCCGCAGCCATCCCCGGAGCCCGCGGACGACATCCCCCTCCCGCCCGAGCCGGACGACGAGGAATCGATGATGGCCGAATCGGGCGGCCCCGTACCGGATGCGATGCCCGCGCCGCAGAACGACCCGGAGGAACAGGCGCGTCGCCTGCTGGCCGAACACCTGGGCGCGCAGCCGATCGACTGA
- a CDS encoding ABC transporter permease, which produces MLRFLTRRLLQAIPTLLVLSILVFAWLRLLPGGPATALLGDKATPEKIASLNSVLGLDQPIFVQYFKFLGRVVTGDFGSSLISGDTVLAEIGRAFPATIELAIAALVLAVGFGIPMGYLAARHRGRLLDNATVLTTLVGVAVPVFFFGVLLKYVFAQKLGILPPSGRQDVTIDATHITGFFTLDGLLTGELDATWDAIKHLILPAVALASIPFAVIVRITRASVLDVQQEDFVRTAESKGLTTTTIRQRHVLRNALLPVSTTIGLQTGLLLAGAVLTEKVFNWNGLGSLLAQGIERRDYPRLQALLLLAALVYVVVNILVDISYAIIDPRVRVR; this is translated from the coding sequence ATGCTCCGATTCCTCACGCGTCGGCTACTGCAAGCGATCCCGACGCTCCTTGTGCTCTCCATCCTGGTCTTCGCCTGGCTCCGCCTGCTGCCCGGTGGCCCCGCCACCGCGCTCCTCGGCGACAAGGCGACGCCGGAGAAGATCGCGTCCCTGAACAGCGTGCTCGGACTGGATCAACCGATCTTCGTCCAGTACTTCAAGTTCCTCGGCCGCGTCGTCACCGGTGACTTCGGCTCGTCCCTGATCAGCGGCGACACCGTGCTCGCCGAGATCGGGCGCGCCTTCCCCGCCACCATCGAACTCGCGATCGCGGCGCTGGTCCTCGCGGTCGGCTTCGGCATCCCGATGGGGTACCTGGCCGCCCGCCACCGGGGCCGGCTCCTGGACAACGCCACCGTGCTGACCACCTTGGTCGGCGTCGCGGTGCCGGTGTTCTTCTTCGGCGTGCTGCTCAAGTACGTGTTCGCGCAGAAGCTGGGCATCCTGCCGCCGTCCGGGCGTCAGGACGTGACGATCGACGCCACGCACATCACCGGCTTCTTCACCCTGGACGGGCTGCTCACCGGCGAGCTGGACGCGACGTGGGACGCGATCAAGCACCTGATCCTGCCCGCGGTCGCGCTGGCCAGCATCCCGTTCGCGGTGATCGTGCGGATCACCCGCGCCTCGGTGCTGGACGTGCAGCAGGAGGACTTCGTGCGCACCGCGGAGTCCAAGGGCCTGACCACGACGACGATCCGCCAGCGGCACGTGCTGCGCAACGCCTTGCTGCCGGTGTCGACGACGATCGGCCTGCAGACCGGCCTGCTGCTCGCCGGGGCCGTGCTCACCGAGAAGGTGTTCAACTGGAACGGGCTCGGATCCCTGCTGGCGCAGGGCATCGAGCGCCGAGACTACCCGCGGCTGCAGGCGTTGCTGCTGCTGGCCGCCCTGGTGTACGTCGTCGTCAACATCCTGGTGGACATCTCCTACGCCATCATCGATCCGAGGGTGCGGGTGCGATGA
- a CDS encoding ABC transporter ATP-binding protein, whose amino-acid sequence MSLLQVRDLSVVFSRKGTRPFTAVDGVSFDVEPGRTVGLVGESGSGKSVTALAIMGLLPKRGATVSGEVLFEDTDLLRLSDKQLRDRRGRDLGMVFQDPLSSLNPVIPIGLQITEVLERHRKMDRKQATAEAADLLDRVGIPDPNRRLSEYPHQLSGGMRQRALIAIALACRPRLLIADEPTTALDVTIQAQILALLSELVRDTGTALIMITHDLGVVAGLCDEVNVMYGGRVVERAERHELFASARHPYTHGLLASIPRLDAPRGEKLVPIKGSVADNIPWSQGCAFAPRCPNALDLCREVTPELEPDSGGMLRCHNPVGRPVAAGEGVR is encoded by the coding sequence TTGAGTCTCCTGCAAGTACGCGACCTGTCGGTCGTCTTCTCCCGCAAGGGAACCCGCCCGTTCACCGCGGTGGACGGGGTCAGTTTCGACGTCGAGCCGGGCCGCACGGTCGGTCTGGTCGGCGAGTCCGGCAGCGGCAAGTCGGTGACCGCGCTCGCGATCATGGGCCTGCTGCCCAAGCGCGGCGCGACGGTCAGCGGCGAGGTGCTGTTCGAGGACACCGACCTGCTGCGGCTGTCCGACAAGCAGCTGCGCGACCGGCGCGGCCGCGACCTTGGCATGGTGTTCCAGGACCCGCTGTCCTCGCTGAACCCGGTGATCCCGATCGGCCTGCAGATCACCGAGGTGCTGGAACGGCACCGCAAGATGGACCGCAAGCAGGCGACGGCCGAGGCGGCGGACCTGCTCGACCGTGTCGGCATCCCGGACCCGAATCGGCGGCTGTCGGAGTACCCGCACCAGCTCTCCGGCGGCATGCGGCAGCGCGCGCTCATCGCGATCGCGCTGGCCTGCCGTCCGCGGCTGCTGATCGCGGACGAACCGACCACCGCGCTGGACGTGACGATCCAGGCGCAGATCCTGGCGCTGCTGTCCGAGCTGGTCCGCGACACCGGCACCGCGCTGATCATGATCACGCACGACCTCGGCGTGGTCGCCGGGCTGTGCGACGAGGTCAACGTCATGTACGGCGGCCGGGTCGTCGAGCGGGCCGAGCGGCACGAGTTGTTCGCCTCCGCGCGTCACCCGTACACGCACGGGCTGCTGGCCTCGATCCCGCGGCTGGACGCGCCGCGCGGGGAGAAGCTGGTGCCGATCAAGGGGTCGGTCGCCGACAACATCCCCTGGTCGCAGGGGTGCGCGTTCGCGCCCCGCTGCCCGAACGCGCTGGACCTGTGCCGGGAGGTCACGCCGGAACTGGAACCGGATTCGGGCGGGATGCTGCGGTGCCACAACCCGGTGGGCCGTCCGGTCGCGGCGGGCGAGGGGGTGCGCTGA
- a CDS encoding YbaB/EbfC family nucleoid-associated protein, whose translation MVQPGGGMPDMQAILQQAQQMQQQLVAAQEELARTEVTGTSGGGLVKATVTGGMELKSLQIDPKAVDPEDTETLADLVVAAVRDAMSSAQKLTEEKLGPVAGALGGGGGMPDLGGLGLPGLK comes from the coding sequence ATGGTGCAACCCGGCGGTGGAATGCCCGACATGCAGGCCATCCTGCAGCAGGCGCAGCAGATGCAGCAGCAGCTCGTCGCCGCGCAGGAGGAGCTCGCCCGCACCGAGGTGACCGGCACGTCCGGCGGTGGCCTGGTCAAGGCGACCGTCACCGGCGGCATGGAGCTGAAGTCCCTGCAGATCGACCCGAAGGCGGTCGACCCGGAGGACACCGAGACGCTCGCCGACCTGGTGGTCGCGGCGGTGCGGGACGCGATGAGCAGCGCACAGAAGCTCACCGAGGAGAAGCTCGGCCCGGTCGCCGGCGCCCTCGGCGGTGGCGGCGGCATGCCCGACCTCGGCGGACTCGGTCTGCCCGGCCTGAAGTAG